Proteins encoded by one window of Martelella endophytica:
- the gor gene encoding glutathione-disulfide reductase, with translation MTQYDYDLFVIGGGSGGVRAARLAASMGKKVAIAEEYRFGGTCVIRGCVPKKLFVYASQYPEHFEDAAGYGWTVGESSFSWPALIAAKDKEIARLEGLYRKGLENNGAEILETRAELAGEHRVRLLSSGREVTAEKILIAVGGRPNPHPEMPGSELCISSNEAFHLEELPKSIAITGGGYIAVEFANIFAGLGVETTLIYRGEEILRGFDMDMRTNLREAMEKKGIRVVCRDTIVDVAEAADGRLKAVTHNGDVFNVDKVMMALGRLPNTKGLGLESVGVELDAKGAIVVDDYSRTNVDYIWALGDVTDRVQLTPVAIHEAMCFIETEYKNNPTKPDHDLIATAVFSQPEIGTVGLPEDVAAERYEELEVYLAKFRPMKATLSGRDERTVMKLIVNAADRKVVGAHILGHDAGEMAQLLGIALKGGCTKDDFDRTMAVHPTASEELVTMYQPSYRVKNGERV, from the coding sequence ATGACCCAGTATGACTACGACCTCTTCGTGATCGGCGGCGGATCCGGCGGTGTGCGCGCCGCGCGCCTGGCCGCAAGCATGGGCAAAAAGGTCGCTATCGCCGAGGAATACCGCTTCGGCGGCACCTGCGTCATTCGCGGTTGCGTGCCGAAGAAGCTCTTCGTCTATGCTTCGCAGTATCCCGAACACTTCGAGGACGCGGCAGGCTATGGCTGGACGGTTGGCGAAAGCAGCTTCTCCTGGCCGGCGCTGATCGCCGCCAAGGACAAGGAGATTGCCCGTCTCGAAGGGCTCTATCGCAAGGGCCTGGAGAACAACGGCGCGGAAATTCTGGAAACCCGGGCCGAACTTGCCGGCGAACATCGCGTGCGCCTGCTTTCCTCCGGTCGGGAGGTGACAGCCGAGAAGATCCTGATCGCGGTCGGCGGGCGTCCCAATCCGCACCCGGAAATGCCGGGATCCGAGCTCTGCATCTCCTCCAACGAGGCCTTCCATCTGGAAGAACTGCCGAAGTCGATCGCGATCACCGGCGGCGGCTACATCGCCGTCGAGTTCGCCAACATCTTTGCCGGTCTCGGGGTCGAGACCACGCTGATCTATCGCGGCGAGGAGATTCTCCGCGGCTTCGACATGGACATGCGCACCAACCTGCGTGAAGCCATGGAAAAGAAGGGTATCCGCGTCGTCTGCCGCGATACGATCGTTGACGTTGCCGAGGCAGCGGATGGCCGGCTGAAGGCGGTGACCCACAACGGTGACGTCTTCAATGTCGACAAGGTGATGATGGCGCTCGGGCGGCTACCCAACACAAAGGGCCTCGGTCTCGAATCGGTTGGCGTCGAGCTGGATGCGAAGGGCGCGATCGTCGTCGACGACTACTCGCGCACCAATGTCGATTACATCTGGGCACTTGGCGATGTCACCGACCGGGTCCAGCTCACCCCGGTCGCGATCCACGAGGCTATGTGCTTCATCGAGACCGAGTACAAGAACAATCCGACGAAGCCGGATCATGACCTGATCGCGACGGCTGTGTTCTCCCAGCCGGAAATCGGCACGGTTGGCCTGCCGGAGGATGTCGCGGCCGAACGCTATGAAGAGCTCGAGGTTTACCTCGCGAAGTTCCGGCCGATGAAGGCGACCCTTTCCGGTCGCGACGAGCGCACGGTGATGAAGCTGATCGTCAATGCGGCCGACCGCAAGGTGGTCGGCGCCCATATCCTCGGCCATGATGCCGGCGAAATGGCCCAGCTCCTGGGTATCGCGCTGAAGGGCGGATGCACGAAGGATGATTTCGATCGCACCATGGCCGTTCACCCCACAGCGTCGGAGGAACTGGTGACCATGTACCAGCCGAGCTATCGGGTGAAGAACGGCGAGCGGGTCTAG
- a CDS encoding pyruvate dehydrogenase complex dihydrolipoamide acetyltransferase yields MPIKITMPALSPTMEEGNLSKWLVKEGDSISAGDVIAEIETDKATMEVEAVDEGTVAKIVVPAGTEGVAVNALIAILAEEGEDAAEAAKAAEGGDAPSTSEAPKEEPKAEKPASESTGDKVAKGGIPSSDTPVPEPKAPAVPKADGERIFASPLARRLAKEAGLDLTALSGSGPHGRIVKRDIEKAQSEGVGKAAPAAKPEAAKAEDVAPIAKPASDDAVLKLFEEGSYELVPHDGMRKTIAKRLVESKQTIPHFYVTVDCELDALLALRSQLNKAAPVKDDKPVYKLSVNDMVIKAMALALRDVPTANVSWTESNMVVHKHVDVGVAVSIPGGLITPIIRKAEEKPLSVISNEMKDLGKRAKEKKLKPAEYQGGTTAVSNMGMMGVKDFAAVVNPPHASILAVGAGEKRPVVKNDELTIATVMSVTLSTDHRCVDGALAAEVLAAFKGYIESPMSMLV; encoded by the coding sequence ATGCCCATCAAGATTACGATGCCGGCGCTTTCGCCGACCATGGAAGAGGGCAATCTTTCCAAGTGGCTGGTCAAGGAAGGCGACAGCATTTCGGCCGGCGACGTGATTGCCGAGATCGAAACCGACAAGGCGACGATGGAAGTCGAAGCCGTCGATGAAGGCACCGTTGCCAAGATCGTCGTGCCCGCCGGCACGGAAGGTGTTGCGGTCAATGCCCTGATCGCGATCCTTGCCGAGGAAGGCGAGGATGCAGCCGAGGCCGCCAAGGCGGCCGAAGGCGGCGACGCACCTTCCACGTCCGAAGCCCCGAAGGAAGAGCCCAAGGCCGAAAAGCCCGCTTCCGAAAGCACCGGCGACAAAGTCGCCAAGGGCGGCATTCCGTCTTCCGATACGCCGGTTCCGGAACCGAAGGCTCCGGCCGTTCCGAAGGCCGATGGCGAGCGCATCTTCGCCTCGCCGCTCGCCCGTCGTCTCGCCAAGGAAGCCGGTCTCGACCTGACGGCGCTTTCCGGTTCCGGCCCGCATGGCCGCATCGTCAAGCGCGATATCGAGAAGGCTCAGAGCGAGGGCGTCGGCAAGGCTGCACCCGCTGCCAAGCCGGAAGCCGCCAAGGCCGAGGATGTCGCCCCGATCGCCAAGCCCGCATCCGACGATGCCGTGCTGAAGCTGTTCGAGGAAGGCTCCTACGAGCTTGTGCCGCATGACGGCATGCGCAAGACGATCGCCAAGCGTCTGGTCGAATCCAAGCAGACCATCCCGCACTTCTATGTGACGGTGGACTGCGAGCTCGACGCGCTTCTGGCACTCCGCAGCCAGCTCAACAAGGCTGCGCCGGTCAAGGACGATAAGCCGGTCTACAAGCTCTCGGTCAACGACATGGTCATCAAGGCCATGGCGCTTGCGCTCCGCGATGTCCCGACCGCTAACGTCTCCTGGACGGAAAGCAACATGGTCGTGCACAAGCATGTCGATGTCGGCGTTGCCGTCTCGATCCCGGGCGGTCTGATCACCCCGATCATCCGCAAGGCCGAGGAAAAGCCGCTCTCCGTCATCTCCAACGAGATGAAGGACTTGGGCAAGCGCGCCAAGGAAAAGAAGCTGAAGCCCGCCGAATATCAGGGCGGAACGACGGCTGTTTCCAACATGGGCATGATGGGCGTCAAGGACTTCGCCGCCGTCGTGAACCCGCCGCACGCCTCGATCCTCGCCGTTGGCGCGGGCGAGAAGCGACCGGTGGTCAAGAACGACGAACTGACGATCGCGACGGTCATGTCGGTGACGCTTTCGACCGACCACCGCTGCGTGGACGGTGCGCTGGCTGCCGAAGTTCTGGCCGCGTTCAAGGGCTATATCGAAAGCCCGATGTCGATGCTCGTCTGA
- a CDS encoding class II 3-deoxy-7-phosphoheptulonate synthase, producing MNSAKNWTPGSWRKKPILQVPDYPDQAKLAEAEAALATYPPLVFAGEARRLKRALGEVAEGRGFLLQGGDCAESFAEHGADTIRDFFRAFLQMAVVLTFGAQQPVVKVGRIAGQFAKPRSNPNETIDGVTLPSYRGDIINGIDFTEEARIPDPQRQLMAYRQSAATLNLLRAFAMGGYANLENVHQWMLGFVKDSPQGERYQALADRLSETMSFMRAIGIRAENNHALSETDFFTSHEALLLGYEEALTRVDSTSGDWYATSGHMIWIGDRTRQADHAHIEYARGIKNPLGLKCGPSLAEDDLLRLIDALNPENEAGRLTLICRFGHDKVADHLPRLIRAVEREGKKVVWSCDPMHGNTITLNSYKTRPFERILSEVESFFQIHRAEGSYPGGIHIEMTGKDVTECTGGAWALTGEDLHDRYHTHCDPRLNADQALELAFLLAERMKTAYEEKKLAING from the coding sequence ATGAATAGCGCGAAAAACTGGACCCCCGGAAGCTGGCGCAAGAAGCCCATCCTTCAGGTCCCGGACTATCCGGATCAGGCGAAGCTCGCCGAAGCCGAGGCCGCACTCGCAACCTATCCGCCGCTGGTGTTTGCCGGCGAGGCGCGTCGCCTGAAGCGGGCGCTGGGCGAGGTGGCCGAGGGCCGCGGCTTCCTGCTTCAGGGCGGGGACTGCGCCGAAAGCTTTGCCGAGCACGGCGCCGACACCATTCGCGATTTCTTCCGCGCCTTCCTGCAGATGGCGGTGGTGCTGACCTTCGGCGCCCAGCAGCCGGTGGTCAAGGTCGGCCGCATTGCCGGCCAGTTCGCCAAGCCGCGCTCCAACCCGAACGAGACGATCGACGGTGTGACGCTGCCGAGCTATCGCGGCGACATCATCAACGGCATCGATTTCACCGAGGAAGCCCGCATTCCCGATCCGCAGCGCCAGCTGATGGCCTACCGCCAGTCGGCCGCGACGCTGAACCTTCTGCGCGCTTTCGCGATGGGCGGATATGCCAACCTCGAGAATGTGCATCAGTGGATGCTCGGTTTCGTCAAGGACAGCCCGCAGGGCGAACGCTATCAGGCGCTCGCAGACCGGCTGTCGGAGACGATGTCTTTCATGCGCGCGATCGGCATTCGCGCGGAAAACAATCATGCGCTGTCGGAGACCGATTTCTTCACCAGCCACGAGGCGCTGCTGCTTGGCTATGAGGAGGCGCTGACCCGCGTCGATTCGACCTCCGGCGACTGGTATGCGACGTCGGGCCACATGATCTGGATCGGCGACCGCACCCGCCAGGCCGATCACGCCCATATCGAATACGCCCGCGGCATCAAGAACCCGCTCGGTCTCAAATGCGGCCCGTCGCTGGCCGAAGACGATCTGCTACGCCTGATCGACGCGCTGAATCCGGAAAACGAGGCCGGCCGTCTGACGCTGATCTGCCGTTTCGGCCACGACAAGGTCGCCGATCACCTGCCGCGCCTGATCCGTGCCGTCGAGCGCGAGGGCAAGAAGGTGGTCTGGTCCTGCGATCCGATGCATGGCAACACGATCACGCTCAATTCCTACAAGACAAGGCCGTTCGAACGGATCCTGTCGGAGGTCGAGAGCTTCTTCCAGATCCACCGCGCAGAGGGCAGCTATCCCGGCGGCATCCATATCGAGATGACCGGCAAGGACGTGACCGAGTGCACCGGCGGCGCCTGGGCGCTGACCGGCGAGGACCTGCACGACCGTTACCACACGCATTGCGACCCGCGGCTCAACGCCGATCAGGCGCTCGAACTTGCCTTCCTGCTCGCCGAGCGGATGAAGACGGCGTACGAGGAAAAGAAGCTCGCCATCAACGGCTGA
- the eno gene encoding phosphopyruvate hydratase, whose protein sequence is MTTITDILAREILDSRGNPTVEVDVYLEDGTIGRAAVPSGASTGAHEAVELRDGGSRYLGKGVEKAVNAVNTEILEAVVGMDAENQMEIDQTMIELDGTHNKGRLGANAILGVSLATAKAAATASGLPLYRYVGGTFAHLLPVPMMNIINGGEHADNPIDFQEFMIMPIGAETMRDAVRMGSEIFHTLKKELSAGGYNTAIGDEGGFAPALESTTSALDFVMKSIEKAGYKPGDDVYLAMDAASTEFYKDGKYVMEGEGKTFDSGEMAAYLADLIGRYPIFSIEDGLAEDDWDGWKELTSLIGGKCQLVGDDLFVTNTQRLKDGIKMGVGNSLLVKVNQIGSLTETLDAVETAHKAGYTSVMSHRSGETEDATIADLAVATNCGQIKTGSLSRSDRLAKYNQLIRIEEELGAQAVFAGRSILKG, encoded by the coding sequence ATGACGACAATCACCGACATTCTCGCCCGTGAAATTCTCGACAGCCGTGGCAATCCCACGGTCGAGGTTGATGTGTATCTGGAAGACGGCACCATTGGCCGCGCCGCCGTGCCCTCGGGTGCCTCGACCGGCGCCCACGAGGCTGTCGAGCTGCGCGATGGCGGCTCCCGCTATCTCGGCAAGGGTGTCGAGAAGGCCGTCAACGCCGTCAATACCGAAATCCTCGAAGCCGTCGTCGGCATGGATGCCGAAAACCAGATGGAAATCGATCAGACCATGATCGAGCTCGACGGCACCCACAACAAGGGCCGCCTCGGCGCCAACGCCATTCTCGGCGTTTCGCTGGCGACCGCCAAGGCTGCTGCCACCGCCTCCGGCCTGCCGCTCTACCGTTATGTCGGCGGCACCTTCGCCCACCTCCTGCCGGTTCCGATGATGAACATCATCAATGGCGGCGAACATGCCGACAACCCGATCGACTTCCAGGAATTCATGATCATGCCGATCGGCGCCGAGACAATGCGCGATGCCGTTCGCATGGGCTCGGAAATCTTCCACACGCTGAAGAAAGAGCTTTCGGCCGGTGGCTACAACACTGCGATCGGTGACGAGGGCGGTTTCGCACCGGCTCTGGAAAGCACCACCTCGGCGCTCGATTTCGTCATGAAGTCGATCGAAAAGGCCGGCTACAAGCCGGGCGACGACGTCTACCTCGCCATGGATGCCGCCTCGACCGAATTCTACAAGGACGGCAAGTACGTCATGGAAGGCGAAGGCAAGACCTTCGATTCGGGCGAAATGGCCGCCTATCTCGCCGATCTGATCGGCCGCTACCCGATCTTCTCGATCGAAGATGGCCTCGCCGAAGACGACTGGGACGGCTGGAAGGAACTGACTTCGCTGATCGGCGGCAAGTGCCAGCTCGTCGGCGACGACCTGTTCGTCACCAACACCCAGCGCCTGAAGGACGGCATCAAGATGGGCGTCGGCAACTCGCTGCTCGTCAAGGTCAACCAGATCGGCTCGCTGACCGAAACGCTCGACGCCGTCGAGACCGCCCACAAGGCCGGTTACACCAGCGTCATGTCGCACCGCTCCGGCGAAACCGAAGACGCGACGATCGCCGATCTCGCGGTTGCCACCAACTGCGGCCAGATCAAGACCGGTTCGCTGTCGCGCTCTGACCGTCTGGCCAAGTACAACCAGCTCATCCGCATCGAGGAAGAGCTCGGCGCCCAGGCCGTCTTCGCCGGCCGTTCGATCCTGAAGGGCTGA
- the pdhA gene encoding pyruvate dehydrogenase (acetyl-transferring) E1 component subunit alpha: MASQASASRKTPKKEDNSRIVEFDRDQEMHALREMLMIRRFEEKAGQLYGMGFIGGFCHLYIGQEAVVVGMQMALKDGDQIITSYRDHGHMLATGMEARGVMAELTGRQSGYSKGKGGSMHMFSKEKAFYGGHGIVGAQVPLGAGLAFANQYRGDDKVSVVYYGDGASNQGQVYETYNMAQLWKLPVVFVIENNRYAMGTSVSRSSAETDFSKRGASFGIPGIQVDGMDVRAVMAAAEEAESYARSGKGPIILDMQTYRYRGHSMSDPAKYRSKDEVQKMRSEHDPIEQVRQRLLDRKWATEDELKAVDKDVRTIISDAADFAQTDPEPDVSELYTDILR, from the coding sequence ATGGCGTCGCAAGCGTCCGCTTCACGGAAAACCCCAAAAAAAGAAGATAACAGCCGGATCGTCGAGTTCGATCGCGATCAGGAAATGCATGCGCTCCGCGAAATGCTGATGATTCGCCGTTTCGAAGAGAAAGCCGGCCAGCTTTATGGCATGGGCTTCATCGGCGGTTTCTGTCACCTTTACATCGGCCAGGAAGCTGTCGTTGTCGGCATGCAGATGGCACTGAAGGATGGTGACCAGATCATCACCAGCTATCGTGACCACGGCCACATGCTTGCCACCGGCATGGAAGCCCGCGGTGTCATGGCCGAGCTCACCGGTCGCCAGTCCGGTTATTCCAAGGGCAAGGGCGGCTCGATGCACATGTTCTCCAAGGAGAAGGCGTTCTACGGCGGTCACGGTATCGTCGGCGCGCAGGTGCCGCTCGGCGCCGGCCTCGCCTTCGCCAACCAGTATCGCGGCGATGACAAGGTTTCCGTCGTCTATTACGGAGACGGTGCTTCCAACCAGGGCCAGGTTTACGAGACCTACAACATGGCCCAGCTCTGGAAACTGCCGGTCGTGTTCGTGATCGAGAACAACCGTTATGCCATGGGCACCTCGGTGTCGCGCTCGTCCGCCGAAACCGACTTCTCCAAGCGCGGCGCCTCGTTTGGCATTCCGGGCATCCAGGTCGACGGCATGGATGTGCGCGCCGTGATGGCCGCCGCCGAAGAGGCCGAGAGCTATGCCCGTTCCGGCAAGGGACCGATCATCCTCGATATGCAGACCTATCGCTATCGCGGTCACTCGATGTCCGATCCGGCGAAGTATCGCAGCAAGGACGAAGTGCAGAAGATGCGCTCCGAGCATGACCCGATCGAGCAGGTCCGGCAGCGGCTTCTGGACAGGAAGTGGGCGACCGAGGATGAGCTGAAGGCCGTCGACAAGGATGTCCGCACCATCATCTCCGATGCCGCCGACTTCGCCCAGACCGATCCGGAGCCGGATGTTTCCGAGCTCTACACCGATATCCTGCGCTAA
- the kdsA gene encoding 3-deoxy-8-phosphooctulonate synthase, producing the protein MTNTTVTAGEGAQKVSFSNSGKLSLIAGPCQMESRDHAFMMAGALVELCKAAGIGLVYKSSFDKANRTSLKAERGMGLDKSLEIFADLKKEFGFPVLSDIHTEEQCAEVATVVDVLQIPAFLSRQTDLLIAAAKTGRVINVKKGQFLAPWDMKNVLAKIVDSGNPNVLLCERGASFGYNTLVSDMRSLPIMASTGAPVIFDATHSVQQPGGQGGSTGGQREFVETLARAAVAVGVAGVFIETHQDPDNAPSDGPNMVPLKDMPRLLDKLLAFDAIAKDR; encoded by the coding sequence ATGACCAACACGACTGTAACGGCCGGAGAGGGCGCGCAGAAGGTGAGCTTTTCAAACAGCGGCAAGCTGTCGCTGATCGCAGGGCCCTGCCAGATGGAAAGCCGCGATCATGCCTTCATGATGGCCGGCGCGCTTGTCGAACTCTGCAAGGCGGCCGGCATCGGGCTCGTCTACAAATCCTCCTTCGACAAGGCCAACCGCACCTCGCTGAAGGCCGAGCGCGGCATGGGCCTCGACAAATCGCTGGAGATCTTCGCAGACCTGAAGAAGGAATTCGGCTTTCCGGTGCTGAGCGACATCCACACCGAGGAACAGTGCGCCGAGGTTGCAACCGTCGTCGATGTTCTGCAGATCCCGGCCTTTCTGTCGCGCCAGACCGATCTTCTGATCGCGGCTGCGAAGACCGGACGGGTGATCAACGTCAAGAAGGGACAGTTCCTTGCACCCTGGGACATGAAGAACGTGCTTGCCAAGATCGTCGACAGCGGCAATCCGAACGTGTTGCTGTGCGAGCGCGGCGCCTCCTTCGGCTATAACACGCTCGTCTCCGACATGCGCTCGCTGCCGATCATGGCCTCGACCGGTGCGCCGGTGATCTTCGATGCCACCCATTCGGTGCAACAGCCGGGCGGGCAGGGCGGTTCTACCGGCGGTCAGCGCGAATTCGTCGAAACGCTGGCACGGGCGGCCGTCGCCGTCGGCGTTGCCGGCGTTTTCATCGAAACCCATCAGGACCCGGACAATGCCCCTTCCGACGGCCCCAACATGGTACCGCTGAAGGACATGCCCAGGCTTCTGGACAAGCTCTTGGCTTTTGACGCCATTGCAAAGGACAGGTAA
- a CDS encoding pyruvate dehydrogenase complex E1 component subunit beta has product MPTNILMPALSPTMEEGNLSKWLKKEGDSVVAGDVIAEIETDKATMEVEAVDEGTIGKILVAEGSEGVKVNTPIAVLLEEGESADDIDASAAAPEKAAAPEVSEEEKPKADPKPVPAEPKAEEVASDPDIPEGTEMVTMTVREALRDAMAEEMRSDGDVFVMGEEVAEYQGAYKITQGLLQEFGPKRVVDTPITEHGFTGVGIGAALAGLKPIVEFMTFNFAMQAMDQIINSAAKTHYMSGGQMESSIVFRGPNGAAARVAAQHSQCYAAWYSHIPGLKVVMPYTAADAKGLLKAAIRDPNPIIFLENEILYSHKFEVPKLDDFVLPIGKARIHRKGKDATLVSFGIGMTYAIEAAEKLAEEGIDVEIIDLRTIRPMDLPTIVESVKKTGRLVTVEEGFPQSSVGTEIATRVMQQAFDYLDAPIMTIAGKDVPMPYAANLEKLALPNVGEVIDAVKAVCYK; this is encoded by the coding sequence ATGCCTACCAATATTCTCATGCCGGCCCTCTCTCCGACGATGGAAGAGGGTAACCTTTCGAAGTGGCTGAAGAAAGAAGGCGACAGTGTCGTCGCCGGTGACGTGATCGCCGAGATCGAAACCGACAAGGCGACGATGGAAGTCGAAGCCGTCGACGAGGGCACGATCGGAAAGATCCTCGTTGCCGAGGGCTCCGAGGGCGTCAAGGTCAACACGCCGATCGCCGTTCTCCTGGAAGAGGGCGAAAGCGCCGACGATATCGACGCTTCCGCCGCAGCCCCCGAGAAGGCGGCCGCCCCGGAAGTCTCCGAGGAAGAAAAGCCCAAGGCCGATCCGAAGCCGGTTCCGGCAGAGCCCAAGGCCGAGGAGGTCGCTTCCGATCCGGATATTCCGGAAGGCACGGAAATGGTGACGATGACGGTGCGTGAAGCACTGCGTGACGCCATGGCGGAAGAAATGCGCTCCGATGGCGATGTCTTCGTCATGGGCGAGGAAGTCGCCGAGTATCAGGGCGCCTACAAGATCACCCAGGGTCTCCTGCAGGAGTTCGGTCCGAAGCGCGTCGTCGACACGCCGATCACCGAGCATGGCTTTACCGGTGTTGGCATCGGTGCGGCACTTGCCGGCCTGAAGCCGATCGTCGAGTTCATGACCTTCAACTTCGCCATGCAGGCGATGGACCAGATCATCAACTCCGCCGCCAAGACGCACTACATGTCCGGCGGCCAGATGGAGAGCTCGATCGTGTTCCGCGGCCCGAACGGCGCTGCCGCTCGCGTTGCAGCGCAGCATTCGCAGTGCTACGCCGCCTGGTACAGCCACATTCCGGGTCTCAAGGTCGTCATGCCTTACACGGCTGCCGACGCCAAGGGCCTGCTGAAGGCTGCGATCCGCGATCCGAACCCGATCATCTTCCTCGAAAACGAAATCCTCTACAGTCACAAGTTCGAAGTGCCGAAGCTCGATGATTTCGTGCTGCCGATCGGCAAGGCCCGCATCCACCGCAAGGGCAAGGATGCGACGCTCGTCTCCTTCGGCATCGGCATGACCTATGCCATCGAAGCGGCCGAGAAGCTTGCCGAAGAAGGCATCGATGTCGAGATCATCGACCTGCGCACCATCCGCCCGATGGATCTGCCCACCATCGTCGAATCGGTGAAGAAGACCGGTCGTCTGGTCACCGTCGAGGAAGGCTTCCCGCAGTCCTCCGTCGGGACCGAGATCGCCACGCGCGTCATGCAGCAGGCCTTCGATTACCTCGATGCGCCGATCATGACGATCGCCGGTAAGGACGTTCCGATGCCCTACGCCGCCAACCTCGAAAAGCTCGCTTTGCCGAACGTTGGTGAAGTCATCGATGCGGTCAAGGCCGTCTGCTACAAGTAA
- a CDS encoding FtsB family cell division protein — protein MWTRHHKSRIYGRLVVPAIAACFLSYFVYHSIHGDYGLNAAKRFEAHKELNQRRLDKLVAEREALEQRVKRLSDGSLMKDALDERARYALNLLKPDEIVIFDRNL, from the coding sequence ATGTGGACCCGCCATCATAAATCGAGAATCTACGGCCGTCTGGTCGTTCCCGCTATCGCGGCGTGCTTTCTCAGCTATTTTGTCTATCATTCGATTCACGGCGATTATGGCCTGAATGCTGCGAAGCGTTTCGAGGCTCACAAGGAGCTGAACCAGCGTCGTCTCGACAAGCTGGTGGCCGAGCGCGAGGCGCTGGAGCAGCGCGTCAAGCGACTGTCCGACGGCTCGCTGATGAAGGATGCGCTGGATGAGCGGGCGCGTTATGCGCTGAACCTCCTGAAGCCCGACGAAATCGTTATTTTTGACAGAAACCTCTAA
- a CDS encoding LysR family transcriptional regulator: MAEASWDDLQLFYVVAETGGLAGAAQRTGISPPTIGRRMLALERTLGRTLFLRSHRGYQLAHDGEILFERVKAMQAVANGISEWHGNAFALPIVTTAAERWLAPFVAENAGHLRDVSDPYRLCCSMLEEPAGLSRRGTDIALMFERPKSGNLAVRPAGRLAYTIYRAAASAPGDDLPWISLGTEMARTAADRYVFEHHEAGIFTWTSDRELMPSLIANGAGRGILPVYLGDADPRLKREGGVIGEVTHPVFIVAHDDERHRSEVRTVMDRIAALLKQHEQRLCGIAPVTAFAAIQKSQKRL; this comes from the coding sequence ATGGCCGAGGCAAGCTGGGACGACCTGCAGCTCTTTTACGTGGTGGCGGAGACCGGCGGGCTTGCGGGCGCCGCACAGCGCACCGGCATTTCCCCGCCGACGATCGGCCGGCGCATGCTGGCGCTGGAACGCACGCTCGGGCGCACGCTGTTCCTGCGCTCCCACAGGGGCTATCAGCTTGCCCATGATGGCGAGATCCTGTTCGAGCGGGTCAAGGCAATGCAGGCGGTGGCCAATGGTATTTCCGAATGGCACGGAAATGCCTTCGCCCTGCCGATCGTCACGACCGCTGCGGAACGCTGGCTCGCCCCCTTCGTCGCCGAAAACGCCGGACATTTGCGGGATGTCTCAGACCCCTACCGACTTTGCTGCAGCATGCTGGAAGAACCCGCCGGGCTTTCCCGCAGGGGCACGGATATCGCGCTGATGTTCGAGCGGCCGAAGAGTGGCAATCTCGCCGTCCGCCCCGCCGGGCGGCTTGCCTATACGATTTACCGTGCCGCAGCCAGCGCGCCCGGTGACGACCTGCCGTGGATTTCGCTCGGCACGGAGATGGCGCGGACGGCCGCCGACCGATACGTCTTCGAGCATCATGAGGCCGGCATCTTCACCTGGACCAGCGATCGCGAACTCATGCCATCGCTAATCGCCAACGGCGCCGGACGCGGCATCCTGCCGGTCTATCTTGGCGATGCCGATCCGCGGCTGAAGCGGGAGGGCGGGGTGATCGGCGAGGTTACGCATCCGGTCTTCATCGTTGCTCATGATGACGAGCGCCACCGGAGCGAGGTTCGCACGGTGATGGATCGCATCGCGGCCCTGCTGAAGCAGCACGAACAGCGGCTTTGCGGCATTGCACCCGTCACCGCCTTCGCGGCTATACAAAAAAGCCAGAAACGTCTATAA